The nucleotide sequence CACGTTCCAGGTCGTTGCCGACCGGCGTTGGGTGACCTTCATGTACAGCTATCCGAACAGCATTCCGCTCGATTCAGCCACGGTGCGCCGCATCGTCGCCGCCGTCGAGCCGTTCGACTACGAGCGCATCTACTGCGCCTTCGGCGGCATCGTCCAGGAAGACGGCTCCAGCGCAGTCCGCCGCTCCGCCGACCGCTACATCGCGCACCTGGAGGGACGGGAATCGTGATCGACTGCAGTCAGTAGATCATCAGGCCGTCGTGGCTTACCCGAATGATGATGCGCTTGTCGTCCTGCTTGCGGCGTCTCTCGTACTCAAACTCAATCAGGTCGATATGCTGCTTAAGCAGAGGGATCATGGCAGATTCCGAACATTGAAACGTCAGGAGACCGGCATTCATGAAATCTGCTGTCAGCGCATTTGGGTCGCGATGGATGAGCGGATGGAAGTGTTTCCTGTTGCGTGTGACAACGACGGCGTCAATCTGATGAGCGTACGCAACGACAATTGGGTCTTCGGTGCCGGGTGTCAGGTGATCCTGGACGCGAATAGCTTCATGTCCTCGCTGCTGGAGAAACAACCTGACCGACGTTCTGATGTTCTCATCGAGCAAGAAGCGGATAGCCACAACCGGTTGCTATGCGATGGACTGCGTCGCTGCATCCGGATCGAATGCCAGCGCAGCACGGACATCTTCTGGATGGAGCATTGGGAACTCGTTGAGGATTGATTCCTCGTCGTAGCCGTCGTCGGCAAGCTCGCGCAGATTCCAGACCGGAATTCGTGTTCCGGCGACCACCCATTCGTTCCGCATCACGTAGCGGTGACGCTCGATGATCCCGATGTCCTTCGGATCGCGTTGACGTAACTCTCGAAACGCCCCTTCGACTTCGGAGGCAATCTGACCAAGCTCAATCGGCAATGCCTCTTGCCCAAGAGGTCGATCAGAAATGAGCGCTTGAGTCACCGGATCCACGTAAATAATCTCGTCGCCACGCAGGAAGAAGCGGATACGCGACCATGGGTGATCGTACTGCTGCTTTAGCCACGCGCCGAGGTGGCGCAATCGCCGGAGTGACACACGCTTTCGCAGGTGCGCGAGAGCCCGGAGCGCAACAAGATCCTGAAACGAGTAGATACGGTTGTAGGGTCGCCCTGCACCTCGAGAAATGCTCGGCGCGAACACGTTGGTTTCGTCCCAGTATTGGAGCTGGCGCTGCGATAGCCCGGAAAGTCGCGCTGCTTGCCGCGTCGTAAACGCTCCGCTCGCTGAGGAGATGAGGGGACGCTCCTGCAACGATGGGTGCTGATCTACATCAACGGTCATATCTCTCTCCGCGTGGGATTCGTCCAGTTGGTGTCAACGATTGTACGATGCCTTCAGCATAATGGACGTATTCAATGATGATAGTTATCGCAAGCAGACTTCACTCCCACCGCATCTCCCGATCCTCATTGCGCCCACGGACCCAGGTGACCGTTGGTGTGTTGGCGGCGACGGTGGCGGGGGCGGCGGGGTGGGTCGTGATGCTGAGCGTGCCACCATCAACTTCGATCAGCCGGTACTCGGCCGGGAACTCGACGAGCGAGGCGGTGGTGACATGCAGCCAGGCTGGCTCATCTGTGCCGGACTCGACGATGTGGTGGAAGTGTTGGTGGCCGGCCAGGAAGAGCGTGCGGTGGCTGTCGCCCGTCAGTTCGGCCATCGTCCGTTCGCCGTAGGTGAGGGTGCCCGCGTTCTTGCCGGTCGGCGCGGCGGTGCGGATGTACTCGGACTGCCGGACGAACGGAAAGTGGCACAGGACGATCAGCAGAGCAGGCCCGGCTGCGTCGACACCGGCGCGCACAGCATCTACCTGCTCGGCGAAGGCATTCACCCACCAGCGGCCATTCTCTTGCCCCCACTCCGCATCCAGCGCCGCCACGGCGACCCCGTCCGGACGCGGCAGCATGACCTGCGGGACGAGTCCGGTCGGTGCGCGGTCGCCGAATATGCGGTTGAACGGCTCGCGGTCGCCGTCGCTGGTGACATCATGATTGCCACGCAGGACGATCCACGGCATGGTGAGCTGATCCAGCGTCTCGCGGGCCAGGTGAAGCTGTGCATCGCTCGCCGTGTCGGCGAGGTCGCCAAGGATGAGCGTGAAGTCCGGCGCGTCCGCGTTGATTGCGGCGACGGCGGCGGCGGCGGTCTCTTCCGGGTGGTCGGACAGGAAGCGGTTGTGCCAGCTGCCCTCGCGGGTCGAGCCGAGGTGCAGGTCGGTGACGACGGCAAATCGAGTTCGTGGATGTTGCGACATCTATGTACTCCGATCAGATATGCGGCAGGTGTTGCGCGAGGTGGCTCCTGCTGATTATCGTATGGGTGTCGCGACAGCGCAGGTGAGAGCAGCGCGATTCCACGTCGGTGCATGGTGAACCGGCATCTTGTCGTCGGGTGAAGTCGGAGGAGGTGGGGGATGGCAGACGAACGCATGGCGTTGGAGTTGCTCGAATCCCAGCTACGTCAGGTGCGCTCGTGGACGCGCGAATTGATCGCCGGTATGCCTGACGAGTGGATGCATCGGCGTGTTGACTGGACCGATTGCACGATCGCCTGGCACATGGGACACCTCGCCTGGGAGCAGGATGTCTTCG is from Thermomicrobiales bacterium and encodes:
- a CDS encoding DUF5615 family PIN-like protein, whose product is MAIRFLLDENIRTSVRLFLQQRGHEAIRVQDHLTPGTEDPIVVAYAHQIDAVVVTRNRKHFHPLIHRDPNALTADFMNAGLLTFQCSESAMIPLLKQHIDLIEFEYERRRKQDDKRIIIRVSHDGLMIY
- a CDS encoding DUF433 domain-containing protein, which produces MTVDVDQHPSLQERPLISSASGAFTTRQAARLSGLSQRQLQYWDETNVFAPSISRGAGRPYNRIYSFQDLVALRALAHLRKRVSLRRLRHLGAWLKQQYDHPWSRIRFFLRGDEIIYVDPVTQALISDRPLGQEALPIELGQIASEVEGAFRELRQRDPKDIGIIERHRYVMRNEWVVAGTRIPVWNLRELADDGYDEESILNEFPMLHPEDVRAALAFDPDAATQSIA
- a CDS encoding metallophosphoesterase; the encoded protein is MSQHPRTRFAVVTDLHLGSTREGSWHNRFLSDHPEETAAAAVAAINADAPDFTLILGDLADTASDAQLHLARETLDQLTMPWIVLRGNHDVTSDGDREPFNRIFGDRAPTGLVPQVMLPRPDGVAVAALDAEWGQENGRWWVNAFAEQVDAVRAGVDAAGPALLIVLCHFPFVRQSEYIRTAAPTGKNAGTLTYGERTMAELTGDSHRTLFLAGHQHFHHIVESGTDEPAWLHVTTASLVEFPAEYRLIEVDGGTLSITTHPAAPATVAANTPTVTWVRGRNEDREMRWE